In Paraflavitalea devenefica, the genomic window AGCCCTTTGTCGGTACCTACCCAAATGGTATTCCCCGACACGTACAAGACACGGCAGATATCACTGGTTAATCCATCCTGTTGCCGGATAACATGGGTAATACGGTTATGCCTGAAACCAAGTAAGCCATTATCGTAAGTAGCGATCCACAAAGTACCATCTGCAGAAGCGCCCATAGCAGCAATACGGCTTTGAAGCAAGGGAAATTGATCGCCTAAGAATTTACCATTGGGGGTACTATCAGCAACATATAACCCGTTTAACGTACCCACATATACCGTATCCCCTTGTGCAAAGCAGGTGGTGGAACGGCCAACCCATATAGCGGAACGGGGAGGCCATATAAAGGAGAAACCCTCCAAAGATATTTGCTCATCAAGCAGGTAAACCCCATTTACGGTGGCCGCTAAAAAAAACTGGTCATTATAGCCTGCAAGCGATTTAACACCATTAAATCCCCTTGTATTAAATCGATCCCTCCAGGCTCCTTTTCTACGGAGATCAGGAAACCCTGTTAATCCAAAATTGGTGCCCAATATCAACCTGTTACGAGGCAATATTGCCATAGACGATATTCTCGTATGGCTATACGGATTATATATGTATTCATGCTTCACCTGCAAAGTACCGGTATCTATATGCCAAAGCAGCGATCCTGCCGTTCCTGCATATAAGAGCCTGTCCATCCTTTGCAAACTGAATACAGGCAATACATCCCTGTTGTTGGCGCTAAAGATGAAACTTTGGAATTCAAATGAGCCTACCCGGAAAATGCCGGCCCCTGCTGTCATAAACCAATAATTGCCTTCGCTGTCCTGCATCACGCTGTTCACTTCCTTACCCCGCAGGCAGCGCCTGATCACCTGACCCTTCCTGAAATCAAAAATGGTGGTTCCATCCGCAGCATTAATAGCACAAAGACTGTCATTGAGCGGCGACAGGCTGGTAACATTCAACAGAGGATAAACACTTTGCTTTTCCCCGGCTGCCCACAGGAAATAAAGACTGTCTTTTTTTGCGTAAGTTTCCAGCACAGGCGATAACCTGGCTAAAGCTAAAAGATGTGGATCGTAAGACGTAATTTCTTTTACTATCGTATACATATCCGGCTCGATTGTCAGCACAGCGTTCCGGACAGCACCCGGGAACTTTCCCACATTACTAACCATCAGTCCAAAACGACCGTTATGCCGGATACCGGCTTTCGTAATGGCGAATTCCCCGTCCTTTGCATCCAGGACTGTTTTCACCTGCCCGGCAGCAGTCATGATATGAATACCATGAGTCTCTGCCACCAGGATATTGCCCTGGCCGTCTTCTGCCACGTCAACGATTTGTGAAGTAATCGGCAGCTTACGCAGTAGCGAATCATTCTGCTGGGTATAGATCTTTCCTTTCCAATAGTAACAAATGGCATTCCGGAAGGGCATGATCCATACCCGGCCTTTGGAATCAACAAACAACTTCAATACTTCGTTATCCGGCAACCCGTCGGCAGTAGTAAAATTCCGGAAATGGGTGCCGTCAAAGCGACTCAGGCCGGTCTCGGTACCAAACCACAAAAAACCATCTTTGTCCTCCACACCGCAATACACTACCGAGCCCGCCAGCCCGTCTTTTGCATCATAGCGGGCGTAGCTGTATTCCTGCCCCCGGGCAGGTATACAGCAAAAAATAGTTACCGAAAGCCATAGCCAAAAGAGTCGGCCCAGCCAATTGCGCATAATCCCCAGCTAATTTGCCTGTAATGTAATATTTCCTGCAGAAAATAATCGCTTATTTGCGGACAGGCAACGCCGTTTCCCTGGTAATTTCCGTAAGTTTTGACAGGAATAACTTCAGCGCCTTGCGTTTGGGCTGGTCCAGTTGATAACTGATATAGCGGGTATAATAGGCATGCAGGTCAAATGTTGGGTAAGATGTGGTGGCCACTACGCTGGGAATGCAGTTAACACCCGCCTGGTTGGCCTCATTGAAGGAAGTGATGAAATCAGCCGGCAGTTTTTTATTGCTTACCCAGGCGGCAAATACAAAGGGCAGCCCCGTCATCTGTTTCCAGGCTTCGCCAAGGTCATATACGTAGGCCGACTTACTTCTTTGTTCCAGTGCCCGGTCGCCAATCACCACGCCTGCGGTGGTTCCTTTTATATTGGCACGGAAATCAGTTTTACTGGTATCCACCAGTTCAGGCTGTATTTTCCAGTGATCGCGCAGCAATATTTTGGCCAACGCCACAGAAGTACGGCTTTGGTAATCGAGCAATACCGTTTCGATCTGTTCTACCGGCACTTCACTGAACAGGCCCACAGAAGCCACAGGTCCGTCACATCCGATACACCAATCCGTATTAATATAATATTCTTTCAAATGAGGGATCACCGCTACCGGCACCAGGCCCATATCAATTTTTCCTTCCAGCAACAGGCGGGCAATATTGGCCGGATAATCTCCAATTAATTCAATATCATTAATAACCGGGGACTGCTGTAAACCGTAGATCAACGGTTTTGTATTCAGATAATTGACGATTCCAACCTTAATCTTCTCCAATTGATTTAATTTTACGGCGCAAAGATAACAGAATATAGATATAACAATTGTTCATGGACTTACACGCACTTACAGCTATCTCTCCTATTGACGGACGTTACCGTAACCAGGTTCAGCACCTGGATGAATACTTTTCTGAATTCGCCTTAATAAAATACCGG contains:
- a CDS encoding sensor histidine kinase; this translates as MRNWLGRLFWLWLSVTIFCCIPARGQEYSYARYDAKDGLAGSVVYCGVEDKDGFLWFGTETGLSRFDGTHFRNFTTADGLPDNEVLKLFVDSKGRVWIMPFRNAICYYWKGKIYTQQNDSLLRKLPITSQIVDVAEDGQGNILVAETHGIHIMTAAGQVKTVLDAKDGEFAITKAGIRHNGRFGLMVSNVGKFPGAVRNAVLTIEPDMYTIVKEITSYDPHLLALARLSPVLETYAKKDSLYFLWAAGEKQSVYPLLNVTSLSPLNDSLCAINAADGTTIFDFRKGQVIRRCLRGKEVNSVMQDSEGNYWFMTAGAGIFRVGSFEFQSFIFSANNRDVLPVFSLQRMDRLLYAGTAGSLLWHIDTGTLQVKHEYIYNPYSHTRISSMAILPRNRLILGTNFGLTGFPDLRRKGAWRDRFNTRGFNGVKSLAGYNDQFFLAATVNGVYLLDEQISLEGFSFIWPPRSAIWVGRSTTCFAQGDTVYVGTLNGLYVADSTPNGKFLGDQFPLLQSRIAAMGASADGTLWIATYDNGLLGFRHNRITHVIRQQDGLTSDICRVLYVSGNTIWVGTDKGLNQVVITPAGAAITTYTEDDGLVGNMINAVYVDGSRVYAGTSAGLTSFDADRISLNSFCKLRITGVGVLNGKKQYDTTGLVLPHAENDVRFDYVGISYRSAGDITYRYRMVGLNDNWQTTRETFLSYPALPSGDYELQLIATNKFGVESEMVRIPFRVEKLLWEKTWFRILVLLMIGALIWIFVNARIKKIRRQNEEKMQINNRMAELEQMALKAQMNPHFIFNSLNSVQQYVIDKDLRGANKFITDFSRLIRLTLDISSKTKISLYEEISYLTTYLELEKTKFEDKFSYRVTVADNLDPSDWYIPPMILQPYVENSIRHGVRYRTDKLGQITVSFGLNEQYVICRVEDNGVGRKVAAQFKSQMPIEYQSKGMTLTARRIEMLNRHQQVPALIDVEDILINNQTAGTRVVLQFPVAEAGKSH